Proteins encoded in a region of the Zea mays cultivar B73 chromosome 2, Zm-B73-REFERENCE-NAM-5.0, whole genome shotgun sequence genome:
- the LOC100193300 gene encoding uncharacterized protein isoform X1: MAIMAATATAVASPSSSTSPGPLQPSPRFLPPVSTPARCHLLPKPRRWCARLHIERRVAVGSDVSSSHDVAAEEAAAAPKVGKRVRVTVPVRVHHVAKAPGLDLRGMEGVVKQYIGVWKGKRITANLPFKVEFELKLDGQDKPVRFITHLREQEFEILGEE; the protein is encoded by the coding sequence ATGGCGATCATGGCGGCCACCGCCACTGCCGTGGCTTCCCCCTCCAGCTCCACCTCGCCAGGTCCCCTCCAACCCAGCCCCCGCTTCCTCCCTCCCGTCTCCACGCCCGCTCGCTGCCATCTCCTCCCCAAGCCGCGGCGGTGGTGCGCGCGCCTCCACATCGAGCGTCGGGTGGCCGTCGGCAGCGACGTGTCTTCGTCCCATGACGTGGCTGCCGAGGAGGCCGCTGCTGCGCCCAAGGTCGGGAAGCGCGTGCGCGTCACGGTGCCCGTCCGCGTCCACCACGTTGCCAAGGCGCCCGGCCTGGACCTGCGCGGCATGGAGGGCGTCGTCAAGCAGTACATCGGCGTTTGGAAGGGGAAGCGCATCACGGCCAATCTCCCATTCAAGGTAGAGTTCGAGCTCAAGCTGGACGGCCAGGACAAGCCGGTCCGGTTCATCACCCACCTCCGCGAGCAAGAGTTCGAGATCCTCGGGGAGGAATAG